Within Serratia odorifera, the genomic segment AGCAGGCCGCGCGTTGTTCTGATTCGACAGCATTTATGTATCTGGGCGAATTGATTGAGTTCAGTGATACTGACACCCTGTTCACCGCGCCGCAGAAAAAACAGACTGAAGATTACATCACTGGCCGTTATGGTTGATGAGGATGCATCATGGATAACCTGAATTTAAACAAACACATTTCCGGCCAGTTTAACGCTGAACTCGAACACATCCGTACCCAGGTGCTGACCATGGGTGGGCTGGTGGAACAGCAATTGACCGACGCTATCACCGCGATGCACAACCAGGACGGCGAGCTGGCCAAGCGGGTGATCGAAGGCGACGACAAGGTCAACATGATGGAAGTGGCGATCGACGAAGCCTGCGTGCGCATTATTGCCAAGCGTCAGCCGACCGCCAGTGACCTGCGTCTGGTGATGGCGATCATCAAAACCATTTCGGAGCTGGAACGTATCGGCGACGTGGCAGATAAGATCTGCCGCACCGCGTTGGAAAAGTTTTCGCATCAGCATCAACCGCTGCTGGTTAGCCTGGAGTCCCTTGGCCGTCACACCGTGCAAATGCTGCACGACGTGCTGGATGCTTTTGCCCGCATGGATCTCGACGAAGCCGTGCGTATCTACCGCGAAGACAAGAAGGTCGATCAGGAATATGAAGGCATCGTGCGTCAACTGATGACCTACATGATGGAAGATTCACGCACCATTCCCAGCGTGCTGACCGCGCTGTTCTGCGCGCGGTCGATCGAGCGTATCGGTGACCGTTGTCAGAATATCTGCGAATTCATTTTCTACTTCGTTAAGGGGCAGGATTTCCGCCATATCGGCGGTGACGCGCTGGATAAGCTGTTGGCCGATGGCAAAACGCCACCGGACGTCACCGACGAGTAAGCGTTCCGTTCTCCCGGCAAAGGCGCAGCGTACTGCGCCTTTTTCATGCCCAATAGCCGTAAAGTTAAAATGGTTATAAATATAGCTTTTTATATTATTTCCTGACCTAAGTGGCAGTTGCTAGCTTATCTCTCAGCAGGACATCAACCACTTGGGAGCTTTTCATGAAACAGCGCGCTTTGGCTTTAACCTTGTTGGCCGGCTTGGCCGGTCTCGCTAGCGCTGCCGCGCACGCGGACAAACTCGACGACATCAAACAGGCCGGCGTGGTGCGCATCGCGGTATTCGACAGCAATCCACCGTTTGGCTATATCGATCCGCAGAGTAAAAAGCTGGTGGGTTACGACGTCGACATCGCTGATGCGATAGGCAAGGCTCTCGGGGTTAAGGTCGAGCTGCGCGCCACCAACCCGGCTAACCGTATTCCGCTGCTGGCAGCCAAAAAAGTGGATCTGATCGCCGCCAACTTTACCATTACCGAGCAACGTGCCAAGGAAGTGAATTTCAGCGTGCCGTATTTCGCCACCGGGCAGAAATTCATCGCACGTAAAGGGGTACTGAAGACCCCGGAGGACATCAAAACGCTGCGTATCGGCGCGGATAAAGGCACGGTACAGGAAATAACCCTGCGCGAACATTACCCGACCGCCAAAGTGATTTCCTATGACGACACCCCGCTGGCGTTTGTGGCACTGCGTAACGGCAACGTCCAGGCCATCACCCAGGATGACGCCAAGCTGGTCGGTCTGCTCGGCAATCTGACGCCGGCGCAAAAAGCCGATTTTGAAATCTCGCCGTTCAGTATCACCAAAGAATATCAAGGCATTGGCATTCCCAAAGGCGAAGAACGCCTGACGGCCACCATCAACGATACCTTGCTTAAACTGGAACAGGACGGCGAAGCGTTGACGATTTACCAGCGCTGGTTCGGTCCGGACACCAAAACCGCTCAACCGCGCGGTGAGTTTAAAATTGCACCGTTGGCTCAGCAACCTAAAGCCTGATGCGGACGTTATGATGGCTTGAACGCAAGGGCGCAGCGAACTGCGCCCTTGCTGCATGGATGCCGAGAGGGCAACGATGGGCATGCAATTTCTTGCGGAGTGGCTACTGGAGCCGCAATATCTTGGCTGGCTATGGCACGGTTTTCTGCTGACGCTGTGGCTTTCCGCCTGTGCCGGACTGGCGGCAACGTTGCTGGGGCTGGCGATCGCCGCGCTGCGCGACAGTCCTTTGCCGCTGCTACGCGGGCTGGCGGTCGCTTACAGCGCGCTGTTTCGTAATACCCCGCTGCTGGTACAGCTGTTTTTCTGGTACTTCGCCGCCGGGCAAATACTGCCGTCTACCGCCATGCAATGGCTGAATACCCCGCATCAATTTGGCTGGCTGGCCTGGCCGTCGTTCGAGTTTCTGGCCGGCTGCTGCGGGCTGACGCTGTATTCCGCCGCGTTTATCGCCGAGGAAGTCCGTTCCGGCATACGCGGCGTGGCTGTCGGGCAAAAACAGGCCGCCAACGCGCTGGGACTGACCGGCTGGCAAGCGATGCGTCATGTGGTGCTGCCGCAGGCGTTGACCATCGCCCTGCCACCGCTGTTGGGTCAATACATGAATCTTATCAAGAACTCGTCGCTGACGATGGCGATCGGCGTTGCCGAGCTGTCGTATGCCTCGCGTCAGGTAGAAACCGAAACGTTACGCACCTTCCAGGCGTTTGGCGTTGCCACGTTGTTGTACATCGCCATTATTGCGCTGTTGGAAGGCTGGGGTATGTGGCATCAACAGCGCAAACCCCAGCGGGGGAAGCAGAATGGATTTTAGCGTTATTCAGGACAACCTGCGTTATCTGCTGTTGGGCACCTGGCCGGATGGCCCGCTGGGCGGTGCAGCGCTGACCCTGGTCATCAGCCTGATGGCCGGCGTGGCGTCGGCGCTACTGGGAACGGTACTGGGGATACTGCTGGCGATGTCACGCGGTGCGCTTGCCGCGCTGCTGGCTGCGGTATTAGGCTTTTTCCGCGCCATACCGGTGATCATGCTGATTTTCTGGACCTATTTCCTGCTGCCGATCGTGTTTGGCGTAGAGATCCCGGAAATCACCACCGTAGTGTGCGCGCTGGCGCTGATCGCCGCTGCCTATCTGGCTCATGCGGTGAAGGCCGGCATCGTCGCCATTGGCCCCGGGCAGTGGCAGGCCGGACTGTCGCTGGGGTTGACGCGTTGGCAAACGCTGGCGCTGATCGTGCTGCCGCAGGCGTTGCGCATGATGGTACCCTCGTTCATCAACCAATGGATTTCTCTGATCAAGGACACCTCGCTGGCCTACATTGTCGGCGTCGGCGAACTGACCTTTTTGGCCACCCAGGTGAATAACCGCAGCATGGCGTATCCGATGGAAGTGTTCCTGTTTGTGGCGCTGGTGTACTTTGTGTTCTGTCTGGCGCTCGACCTGCTGGCCAGTGGCTTGAATAAACGCTTCAGTCCGCAGACCAAAGCGTTGGCGCGAGCGGGGCGCAAACCGCCGTTACCGGCCAGTTAACTGCCAGCCGCGCTGCTGCCACAGCGACGGCAACTGGGCGAGATCGTCGAAAGGGGTGACCAGCGGGTGATCGATCGGCTTATTGTGCGGATCGGCGCAGAAGTAAAACACCGGAATGCCGGCGGCGATCCCGGCTTGTGCGCCGGCGGCGGAATCATCCACCAGAATGCAGCGTTCGACCGGTACCTGCATCTGCGCCGCGGCGTGGTAGACGATCGCCGGGTCCGGCTTCCAACGCTGAATATCGTAGCCGCTATACAGCCGGTCATCAAAATAGGACAACATGCCGGTCAGGCCGAGTGAATGCTGCATTTTGCTTACCGGCCCGTTGGAAACGGTGCAAAACGGCACGCTGACCTGCGCCAACAGCTCGCGTGCGCCGGCAATAGGTTGCAGTTGGCTGTCGAACAGGCGCGCAACTTCCTGGCGGTATTGCGGTTCCAGCAGTTCTTTGGCCAGGCTGGTGCCCTGCTCAGCATTCACCTGATCAATAATCTCGTACAGTTTTATGCCCTTGTATTTTTTGAATACCTCTTCCAGCGACAGCGTGATGCCATGCTGGGCAAACATATGTACATAAGCCATGCTGCACAGCACTTCGCTGTCCACCAGCGTGCCGTCGCAATCAAACAGAATACAGTCTATCTGGGTCATCGAAACCTTGCCCTCGCGGTTGCTACAGTGCTTCCACTTTAACCGGCTGCGTCAGGAAAGCGATAGCAAGATGGCCCGTTTCGGCCAATTCGCAATAAATCCATCGGATTACCGAGCAAAACCGCCGAAAAGGCGAAAAAAACCTGTGATCGACGTCAAAAGCCGGAAATTTTGTTATAGGATAGCCGGCGGACTGTCCATTCCCTTCTTCGGAATTCTGATAATGACCAAACAAGTCACTGGCCTTGACGCTGAGCAAGGCTTGCTTGGGCGCGTGTTTAAACTCAAGCAGCATGGCACGACGGTACGTACGGAAACGATTGCCGGCTTTACCACCTTTTTGACCATGGTGTACATCGTATTTGTTAACCCGCAGATTCTCGGCGCTGCGGGTATGGATACCCAGGCGGTGTTCGTTACCACCTGCCTGATTGCCGCCTTTGGCAGCATTCTGATGGGGTTGCTGGCCAACCTGCCGGTGGCGCTGGCTCCGGCGATGGGCCTTAACGCCTTCTTCGCCTTTGTGGTGGTTGGCGCGATGGGGATTTCATGGCAGGTCGGCATGGGAGCGATTTTCTGGGGGGCGGTAGGTTTGCTGTTGCTGACCATTTTCCGCATCCGTTACTGGATGATCGCCAACATTCCGCTGAGCCTGCGTATCGGCATCACCAGCGGTATCGGCCTGTTTATCGCCATGATGGGGCTGAAAAATGCCGGTATCGTGGTGGCGAACCCGGACACGCTGGTCACGGTCGGTAACCTGACCTCGCACAGCGTGCTGCTGGGGGCGCTGGGCTTCTTTATCATTGCCATTCTGGCTTCGCGCAACATCCACGCGGCGGTGCTGGTGTCGATCGTGGTCACCACGCTGATTGGCTGGGCTCTGGGCGACGTGAAGTACGGTGGGGTATTTTCGATGCCGCCAAGCGTCACGTCGGTGGTCGGTCAGGTGGATCTGGCTGGCGCGCTGAACGTCGGGCTGGCGGGGATTATCTTCTCGTTCATGCTGGTTAACCTGTTCGACTCCTCCGGTACGCTGATTGGCGTCACCGACAAGGCCGGACTGACCGATGAAAAAGGCAAATTCCCGCGCATGAAGCAGGCGCTGTACGTCGACAGCATCAGCTCGGTGGGCGGAGCATTTATCGGCACTTCGTCGGTGACCGCCTATATTGAAAGTTCGTCCGGCGTATCGGTGGGTGGCCGTACCGGCCTGACCGCGGTGGTTACCGGCCTGCTGTTCCTGCTGGTGATCTTCCTGTCGCCGCTGGCTGGCATGGTACCGGCCTATGCTGCCGCCGGTGCGCTGATTTACGTAGGCGTGCTGATGACCTCAAGCCTGGCGCGGGTTAAATGGGACGACCTTACCGAGGCGGTACCGGCGTTCGTCACAGCGGTGATGATGCCGTTCAGTTTCTCGATTACCGAAGGCATTGCGCTGGGGTTTATCGCCTATTGCGTGATGAAGCTGGGCACTGGCCGCTGGCGTGAGATTAGCCCTTGCGTAGTGGTGGTGGCGCTGCTGTTTATTCTGAAGATCGTGTTTGTCGACGGGCATTGATTCCGTTGGCAGAAAGCCGGGTCCAGCTTGCTGGACCCGTTTTTTATCCGCCCGGATGTGCGTCCGGTGCCTTTCCCAGCATCCATTCCATTGGCCGCGCAAAACGCCCCTGCCAACCGACGTTGGCGCTTTCCGCCTGATTAAAACGCTGTAGCTGCACCTGATTGCCGGTATTGAACAGTTCGGCGAAACGCAGCGCCAGCGCCCGTTCGCTAAAATTCTGACGATCGTAGTAAGCCAGTACGATACGCTTGTTTTCAGCCAGCGTCTGTCTGGCCGGGGTGATTTCGCCGTGCGGCGCGATCAGCAGCGCGCCGGCATAAAACTGCGGATATTTCGCCAGCAGGTTGGCGGCGTGCAACGCACCCTGGCCGCGACCTGACAAATATACCTGTTGCGGGTTGAGATTCAGTTGGCGGATCAGCGGTGCCAGCGCGCGCTGAATAGCGCTTTGGGTGCTTTCATCGCTGTAATTGGACCAGCGGAAACTGTTTTCCGACAGCATTTGCGTACCGTTCAGCTCAATGTAGGCGGCGCCAAGGGAGCTGAACAGCAGGCGATCTTCGGCGCTGATGCTGGCGGATTTGCCGTAATCATGCAGAAACACCACCGTTGGCCAGCCACCGGCGGGCGTAGGGCCGCTTGGCAGGGCGTAGCTGGCTTTCCCTTCAAATTGCCTGGCGCGTTGCAGATAGCGGGCTTTGGCCTGTGCGAGGATGGATTGATAGATATGGCGATGCTGAATACTGCTGAACGAATCGTCTTCCAACAGATTGTAGTAATACCACAACCCGCGTTCGGCGCTCAGCTGCAGATAACGTTCCGCCAGCTCGGTTTGCCCTTTTTCCGCAGAAGAGGCCGCCAGCTGATAGGGAGCCCAGACGTTGTGTTCATCTTCACGCATCAGGGTCAAATACAGCGATATCGCCTCAATTTTTTTTTCTTCCTGATTGTGCGCCGCCCGTGGCAATTTGGCGTTCAAGAGGTGATGTGCGGGCAATTCCACCGGTTCTTCTCCGGCCGGGTAACGCATCTGTTCGGCAAACAAGGGTCTGGTGATAACAGCCAGCAATAAGGCTAAAACAAAAAAATACATGGCGTTATGTCTTTATTTTAAAATAGCGGTAGGCGTGGCGGTTGCAGCATCGGCGCCTTCCGGCGTAAGGGAAGGCGCCGCTAACTGATGTAGCCCCCTGAAACACCAGACAGTAGCTGTATCTCCAGATAAGAGATAGGCTTGAATATATGTCTAACACTAACACCAATTTTGAGATGACCGGGATCCTGTTAGGGCAAGAAGTCCGTAAACGTAAAACTCCTCAGGAAAAGATCGCCATTATCCAGCAGACGATGGAGCCAGGCATGAATGTCTCCCATGTCGCCCGCCTGCATGGCATCCAGCCCAGCCTGCTGTTTAAGTGGAAGAAGCAGTATCAGGAAGGCAGCCTCACCGCCGTTGCGGCCGGAGAAGAAGTCGTTCCAGCTTCTGAGCTTACTGCTGCTCTGAAGCAGGTCCGGGAGCTTCAGCGCCTGCTGGGCAAGAAGACGATGGAAGTTGAGATCCTGAAAGAAGCTGTGGAGTACGGTCAGTCGCGAAAATGGATAGCGCACGCGCCCTTGTTGCCAAAGGACGGGGAATAGCCCTGGTCAGCCGCACCATGGGCGTGTCGCGTGCGCAGCTGTCACTGCGAATTAACCGTTCTGCCGACTGGCAGGACAGGCGCTGTAAGCGGCGTAATGATGAAGCAGACGCTGAAATACTGTCAGAGCTCCTCGATATCATCAGCGATATGCCCAGTTACGGCTATCGCCGTGTGTGGGGCATCCTGCGTAAGCAACGTCGCACAGAGGGGCTGACACCCGTGAACGCCAAACGGCTTTACAGGATAATGAGCGAGCATAATCTGTTGTTATTGCATGACAAACCAGAGCGGCCAAAGCGTGAACATAAGGGCAAAATAGCGGTGGCAGAAAGCGATATGCGCTGGTGTTCAGATGGCTTCGAGTTCGGCTGTGACAACGGAGAAAAACTGCGGGTTACGTTCGCGCTGGACTGTTGCGACAGAGAGGCCATAGACTGGGCTGCAAGCACCGGAGGCTACGACAGTTCGACGGTGCAGGATGTGATGCTGAGGTCGGTGGAAAAGCGCTTCGGCGACAGGCTGCCGGAAACACCAGTGCAGTGGCTGACGGACAACGGTTCAGCATATACCGCGCATGAAACGCGGAGGTTCGCCAAAGAGCTGAATCTGGAGCCGTGTACAACAGCGGTGAGCAGCCCGCAGAGCAATGGCATGGCCGAACGGTTCGTGAAGACGATGAAGGAAGACTATATCGCGTTCATGCCGAAACCGGATGTGAGAACAGCCCTGCGAAACCTTGCAGCGGCGTTCACGCATTACAATGAAAACCACCCGCACAGTGCGCTGGGATATCACTCTCCGAGAGAATACCGGCGGCAACGTGCATCGTTAACCTAAGATACAAAAGCTGTCCGGAGATGGTGGGTCAAGATCAGAAGGCGCCGCTAACCAGGCTTTATCTCACCCGACGGATATAGTCGCTGAAGGTAGACAGCTGGCCGGTCAGGAAGTCTAGCGTACCCGGCTCAACCAGCTCGCCGACTTGCTCGTCAACCTTGTTCTGAATCACGCCGCCCATGAACTCCGGTTTGTTCATCACCATGGCGTCGAGGAATACCAGGATCTGGCGCAGATGGTACTGACAGCGTGCGCCGCCGATAGGCCCCATTGAACTGGTCTGAATGGCCACCGGCTTGCCAGCCAGCGGCTGGTTTGGCAGACGAGAAAGCCAGTCGATGGCGTTCTTCAAGCCGCCCGGCACTGAATAGTTATATTCCGGCGTCACGATGATCACCCCATCCGCCTGGCGAATCTGTTCGGCGATGGCCTCAACCGTAGCGGGGAAGCCCTCCTCCTGCTGCAGGTCGGCGTCGTAAATCGGGATATCGCGGATTGAAGGCAGTGCCTCGATGGTCACACCGGGCGGTGCCAGCTTCGGTAACGTACGCGCTACCATGGCGTTGTAGGAGTTTTTACGCAGGCTGCCGAGCAGGGTTACGATTTTTAATGCTTGGTCTGACATGATGACTCTCCCTTTCTAATGAACAGATTCAGCGTGGAACACCGATAAATACTAGGGCAAATAAATCGCAGGGAACAGCGGTATACGGTTTATTTATATCCATCGCCGCCGGTGGCCTGCATTAGCGTAAGTCCGGCAGACCGGACAGCTTGATAAAGCGCAGCGAGTCGGTCGGCGAGCGCGCCGAGATCTCGCCTTTTCTTTCCAGTCCCGACCGTGGTTCATAGTGCCAGCACATCAGGCGTTCCAGCTGCGGTTCGCGCGCACAGGACCAGCTTTGATATTCATCGGCGTCGCTCATTACCTGCACTTTGGGCGTTACGCTGGAGCGCAATTGGCCGGAAAACGGCCGCAGGCTGAGCGTCGCCTGGCCGCTATTGCCCAAGCCGGAGATTTTCAGCACGCTTTGGCGGATGCTCCACAGCTGGGTTTCCGCCTCTAGCCGATCGTCCTGCATGCCGATCCAGGCGGTTTCGCTGGCGCTTTGGAACTGATACTGCATCTTTTGCTGATTGGCGACGCGCGCGCGCATGACTTCAATATCCAGACCCACTTTGCCTTCGTTGCTTAACAATACGCCAACGGTGTTACCGGCGTAAGCCAGGCTGAAATCGGGCAGGTGATGATCGGCAAAGCACGGGCGCCCGGTGGGCGTGGTGGCGATCGGCGGCAATTTCGCCAGGCCATACAGATAAAACATCATCTCGGCGAGCAGAATGCGCCCCTGCAGAAAGCGCTGACGGCGCTTGGTGGAGAAGGTCGCGCTGCTGGCGATCAGCTCTGTGCTCAACCGTTGGGTATTCAACTGAGTGGGTGTCGTGCTCCATCGGGCAAAATGGCATGCCATTATTCACTCCATGTCAGTAAGATCCTCGTCGCTGGAGAGGTAGATTATGCGTAACCTTAAGATTTTTCATTAAAAACGCATATGCGGTTTATCCTATTTATTGCGTGGGCATTGCTGCGGCGCAGAGTGCGCGCCGCAGGGGGGAGGTTATGGCCGGTACTGCACCGTAGGCAGCGCCGTCGGGTCGATAGCCGCGCGCATCCGTTGCATCGACTCAGTCCAGGGACAGAGTACGCCCAGTGACAACTGCCGGCAGCCAGGACGGCTGAACTCGGTTTTTAACGGTGGCGACAGCGTGCTCAGCGGTGACAACTGGCGGATTTGATCCAGCGATTGCGCCTGGAAGTACAGACGCAGGAAGCGCTGGCCCGTTTGCCGATCGCGCCAGCGTTCGAATACCAGACTGCCAGCCGGGGGAATATTGCCGCGTGGGTAAAGCCCCTGTTGCCAGCTAAAGCCAAGCAGGGTGCGCAGATAAGCGATATTGGTGTCATGCGCGACAAACAGCAACCAGCGCGCCGCCGGTGGCGCCCCGGCAGAGGTTCGATCGGCGGCCAGCGCCAGCGCGATTTGGTTTAACAGCACCGAGCCACCGCGTTGCGCGATATAGGGCACGTCATTGGTAAAGTCATAGCGGGCGGTGAGCAGGGGCAGCAACGGCGCGACGGCCGATGCGTTGACACCGTGGCCAAAGGCGACCTGCGCCGTCGGCTGGTTTTCGCTGTAGGCCAGGCGAATGCTTTCCGCCATGTTGGACAACGTCCCCAGACCGTTGATGCTGAAGCGGCCGTCGTGCTCCTGAGTGATTTCCCACGGTTGTTCAAAGGCCGGGCAAGCCTGTTGCGGCAGGCAGACCGCCGCTTGCAGACGCCGAATGTCAGCGCTAAAGCGCGTTTTCACCTGCTCGGCGCTGCCGCCCATTGCCTGCCTTATTGCCGTGCGAGCCCGTTCGGCATCGAGCGGCACCAGGCCCATTTTATCTGCCTGAAACAGGGGGTCCTGTTCGGTGGCGGCCGCATGAATGGCGACCCCGCAGCCGGGAAATGCGCCGTCCATCAACGCCTGTGCGGTGGCTCGCGTGCGCTGTAGCGGACTGGCCCAGACATACACCGCCCCCGCGCTCGGACAGCCGTTGGCCAATAGGCCCTGACGGCGATAATAGTCGGCTTCATAGCGTCCTTTCAGCGTGGCGGCGGCATAACCGTGGCCAGTGAGTTCGCCGTCGCGCGTCAGCCATTGTGGCCACTCTCGGCCGGTTCCCGCCTGCATCGCCTGCCGGTTGCCTGAGGTCGGCGGGCGTACGCCGTGGCGGCTGACCTCAACCACCTTTTCCAATACGTAGCGCGGCTCAGCCTGGGCTACGCTGGAAATCATACCCAGCGTGACGGCAAATAACAGACGCGACCAGTCCTTTTGCAATAGCAACATAATATATTCCTCGTTAATGTATATTCAGATTAAATAAATTTATGGCGATTAACAAACAGGATATTGCTATTGATAGTCAGGATGTGCTTGCCACGCGTTTTATAGCATGACGGTGTGCGACAATCGTGGCGGTAATAAACGTCAGTGCCGCCGATAATAACCCGCAGGCAATCCAGAATAGCGATAATGTATCGAAGTTATACAGCGTTTTTCCGGCTTCTATTACCGAGGTCCGATCGATAATCACACCGGTAAGGAACTCTCCCAGCCCGGCTCCGGCATAACTGGCGATGCCGATAGTGCCCAGTGCCGCGCCGGCCGCTTTCTTCGACGAAATATCCACCGCGATCAACCCGCCGAGGAAGCAGGTCAGCGCGCCGATGGTGGCGCCGAAAATCACCATTGAGGCGATGTCGCTGTAGTAATTGCGCGGTAGCCATACCATCAGAGCGAACCCGGCGGTATTGAGCAGGCCGATAATCCCGGCCATGACGCTGCGATTACGTGGGAATAAGCGATCGGACAACATACCGGCAATAATGGTCCCGGCGATGCCGGCAATGGCGTTAACGCCGATAATGCTGGAGGCTTCCAGCGTGGAGTAGTGCTTGGCCTGCTGCAAAAAGAAAATGCCCCACGAATTCACCGCGTAGCGATCGATATACATAAAGGCCGACGCCAGCGCCAGCGTCCATAGCGCCGGGTTGCGCAGCGACCACAGCTGATTTTTCAGCACCGATCCCCGGTCTTCGCTCAGCGTTTCCGTCTCATGGCGAATAACGCCGATCGGCGGGTAGCCGGCGCTCTGCGGTGAGTCACGCATAAACAGCAGGATCAACACGATACCCACGCCTCCCAGCATGGCGGTAGTGAAGTAGCCGGCATGCCAGCCAAACGCGGCGATGACCGCCGCAATCACCATATAGGTAATGGCTTCACCGATGTTATGCGCGGTGGACCAGATGGCGTAAAAGGTACCGCGCTCTTTATTGCCATACCAGCGTGCCAGTGACACCGCGCAGGGGCCGACGCCCATTGACTGCGCCCAGCCGTTGATGCCCCAGAACAGCGTCAACAGCAATGCGTTGCTGGTGGTGCCCATCATAAAGTTCATCCCTGCGCTGAGCAGCAGCCCCAGGCTCATAAAGCGTACCACGTTGGCGTGATCGGCCAGGAAACCGTTGACCAGCTTGCCGATGGCGTAGCAGAAGAACAGCGCGGAACCGATCATGCCCAACTCGGTCGGGCTGATGCCAATGTCCACCAGGGCACTTTTCGCCACGGTGAACGACAGTCGGCAAACGTAAAACATCACGTAGGCTACCGTCATCGCCAGAAAGGTTCGCCAGCGCAGGGTAAGGAATTTCTTTTCATTCAGCGGGCCATGAGAAGGCGTGGCCGGCGCCGCTTTAAAAAAAGCGAATATACCAGACATAATTTCACTCCGTAGGGCGGATTGGCAAAATACACGCTGATTAAGCGCTCTCTGGTTATTCCATTGGCAGAGAAGTTCGTCCTTATTAATTTAATTTGTAGGGCACATAATCCGAATGAATTGCTTTTCCATGAGTTAAGTGAGCAACGCCGTTATTTTATTTTTTGCTGAATCAATTCGCTCAGCTGAGAATAAATTTCCGCGTTGGCCATTAAAAGCACATTGCCACGTTGCAAACCGTGGTCAGCCAGGAAATCATTGCTGACGCCGCCGGCTTCTCTCACCAGTACGATGCCGGGCAGGCTGTCCCAGGCGTTCATGTGCGGCTCGTAATAACCGATCAGGCGCCCGGCGGCGACCTGGGCGGTCATTAACGCGCCGGAACCGCTGCGGATAAACATGCCACCGGCGTGTAATAACCGACTGATAAACG encodes:
- a CDS encoding histidine-type phosphatase, whose protein sequence is MLLLQKDWSRLLFAVTLGMISSVAQAEPRYVLEKVVEVSRHGVRPPTSGNRQAMQAGTGREWPQWLTRDGELTGHGYAAATLKGRYEADYYRRQGLLANGCPSAGAVYVWASPLQRTRATAQALMDGAFPGCGVAIHAAATEQDPLFQADKMGLVPLDAERARTAIRQAMGGSAEQVKTRFSADIRRLQAAVCLPQQACPAFEQPWEITQEHDGRFSINGLGTLSNMAESIRLAYSENQPTAQVAFGHGVNASAVAPLLPLLTARYDFTNDVPYIAQRGGSVLLNQIALALAADRTSAGAPPAARWLLFVAHDTNIAYLRTLLGFSWQQGLYPRGNIPPAGSLVFERWRDRQTGQRFLRLYFQAQSLDQIRQLSPLSTLSPPLKTEFSRPGCRQLSLGVLCPWTESMQRMRAAIDPTALPTVQYRP
- a CDS encoding 4'-phosphopantetheinyl transferase family protein; the encoded protein is MACHFARWSTTPTQLNTQRLSTELIASSATFSTKRRQRFLQGRILLAEMMFYLYGLAKLPPIATTPTGRPCFADHHLPDFSLAYAGNTVGVLLSNEGKVGLDIEVMRARVANQQKMQYQFQSASETAWIGMQDDRLEAETQLWSIRQSVLKISGLGNSGQATLSLRPFSGQLRSSVTPKVQVMSDADEYQSWSCAREPQLERLMCWHYEPRSGLERKGEISARSPTDSLRFIKLSGLPDLR
- a CDS encoding MFS transporter, producing MSGIFAFFKAAPATPSHGPLNEKKFLTLRWRTFLAMTVAYVMFYVCRLSFTVAKSALVDIGISPTELGMIGSALFFCYAIGKLVNGFLADHANVVRFMSLGLLLSAGMNFMMGTTSNALLLTLFWGINGWAQSMGVGPCAVSLARWYGNKERGTFYAIWSTAHNIGEAITYMVIAAVIAAFGWHAGYFTTAMLGGVGIVLILLFMRDSPQSAGYPPIGVIRHETETLSEDRGSVLKNQLWSLRNPALWTLALASAFMYIDRYAVNSWGIFFLQQAKHYSTLEASSIIGVNAIAGIAGTIIAGMLSDRLFPRNRSVMAGIIGLLNTAGFALMVWLPRNYYSDIASMVIFGATIGALTCFLGGLIAVDISSKKAAGAALGTIGIASYAGAGLGEFLTGVIIDRTSVIEAGKTLYNFDTLSLFWIACGLLSAALTFITATIVAHRHAIKRVASTS